Proteins encoded together in one Temnothorax longispinosus isolate EJ_2023e chromosome 5, Tlon_JGU_v1, whole genome shotgun sequence window:
- the Stj gene encoding voltage-dependent calcium channel subunit straightjacket isoform X5, with protein sequence MRPCFIPVVVVLILIEALDRSDSISHNIVKGWADKLGFELSQLGKLVTNVDKFEDSYKSADITPRDGSALVREIAKDIKAMMELKISAIKRIMDVAETSAQSSPDVDPPETYEFINTKNITIDLEKSLHFGGDVNLDMSAVHVPTNVYERASSVIRAIKWSETLDRTFISNYELDPSLSWQYFGSATGFMRQYPAISWPMEQVDLFDCRTRSWYIEAATSPKDILILMDTSGSMTGMRREIAKHVINNILDTLGNNDFVNIITFSNETKEVVPCFSNTLVQANLANIRELKRAISDLNTEQIANFSLALTTAFQLLETFRDEQLKGARCNQAIMLITDGVPYNYKEIFEEYNWKGLDDPSKADMPVRVFTYLIGREVADVREVQWMACANRGFYVHLCTPAEVREEVLKYVPVMARPLVLGRTDHPTIWTPVYADVTDPKMTDWMWEQHESEEQKELVFWFNRRKKYPNMEEQDRRYVKKQKRWYDQTSGLQKYKLMTSVSMPVFDRRENATMIANLLGVAGTDVSIEEIQKLMIPHMLGVNGYAFIVTNNGFILIHPDLRPVFQGILKPAYNSVDMAEVELVDNDKGPRDFANGLIVMRNKVVNQTTGNSILYTKYHYDDMKRVGRVKRKYDYMGITDTPFTVVVSLPEHDSENYRVHAIEEIHRSHAKGKNVTDYFAGSNWRVHPDWMYCKYHYEGEHRFNSSELQLLHFLERTRLPGWKWIDLKQRSPPPEHTAASPSHNSLPNSYKADRNSYYCDRNLLLSLVYDAKATEWFAQQIPPNPSTKDPTEQQFKQRFGVVLAFMATHSGLTRWQDILPLDEGTLPEDHFSNLYPHAIDEVWYKRAVEQYYVDPDSFVFSVPIDDEGADNTTLVTASRAVFIKKKAPAVVVGFQFQHTALQALLQNITFNCDGNCDGNKHCGDVWACYLIDNNGYIIAAGDKTSNAGKFFGDVRGPIMSSLVKDGVFERIRIFDYQAVCFKSPPTNNAGNILLTPWKHFLRALSWMVGQAAWAWAKMGILESDDAEVYSYVSDDESAVHEDYHEGDDKLPPLEPNYERLYFDRTVVMNRTRPEVCDQEVYLYLRNVSFNAFDKDVDENCEQRWYMVQPVTNTSMLLVVVNNNCGETKFPTLSINPEEVIYENNTLVCQKALAGLERERPESCIRWHSRESEITEHQCGLATSTRSNLFLLMLLLMCALAGKSTFLLG encoded by the exons ATGAGGCCCTGCTTCATAcctgtcgtcgtcgtcctgaTCCTGATCGAGGCACTCGACCGTAGCGACAGCATCTCCCATAATAT TGTGAAAGGATGGGCGGACAAGCTAGGATTCGAGCTCTCGCAGTTGGGAAAATTGGTGACGAACGTGGACAAGTTCGAGGACAGCTATAAGTCGGCGGACATCACGCCACGTGACGGAAGTGCTCTCGTCCGCGAGATCGCTAAGGACATCAAGGCTATGATGGAGTTGAAGATCTCGGCTATCAAG AGGATAATGGACGTGGCTGAAACGTCGGCGCAATCATCCCCCGATGTTGATCCGCCGGAAACCTACGAGTTCATCAATACGAAGAACATCACCATCGACCTCGAGAAGAGTCTTCACTTTGGTGGCGACGTGAATCTCGATATGTCAGCGGTGCACGTGCCCACGAACGTGTATGAACGCGCTTCGAGTGTCATCCGGGCGATTAAGTGGTCCGAGACGCTTGATCGCACTTTCATCAGCAATTACGAGCTGGACCCGTCGTTGTCCTGGCAATACTTCGGCAGCGCGACCGGTTTCATGCGTCAATATCCTGCCATAAGTTGGCCCATGGAGCAGGTGGATTTGTTCGACTGCAGAACGAGGAGCTGGTACATCGAAGCGGCTACCAGTCCGAAAGATATTCTCATCCTGATGGACACGTCCGGTAGTATGACCGGTATGCGGCGGGAGATCGCCAAGCATGTGATAAACAACATCCTTGACACTCTCGGTAACAATGATTTCGTCAACATCATTACATTCTCCAACGAGACTAAAGAG GTAGTGCCGTGCTTCAGTAATACCTTGGTCCAAGCTAATCTGGCGAATATACGAGAGTTGAAGCGAGCCATCTCGGATCTCAATACGGAGCAGATTGCCAACTTCTCTCTGGCTTTGACGACCGCTTTTCAATTGCTCGAAACATTCCGCGACGAGCAATTGAAGGGTGCTAGATGCAATCAAGCAATCATGCTGATCACCGACGGCGTACCATACAACTACAAGGAGATCTTTGAGGAGTATAACTGGAAGGGTCTGGACGACCCTTCGAAGGCCGATATGCCTGTCAGAGTATTCACCTATCTGATCGGTCGGGAGGTGGCAGATGTCCGGGAGGTGCAGTGGATGGCTTGCGCCAATAGAGGATTCTACGTACATTTATGCACCCCGGCGGAAGTCAGAGAAGAG GTGTTGAAATATGTGCCGGTGATGGCGAGGCCCTTGGTATTGGGCCGTACAGATCATCCGACCATCTGGACACCCGTCTACGCCGACGTGACGGATCCGAAAATGACCGACTGGATGTGGGAGCAGCACGAAAGTGAGGAGCAGAAGGAGCTTGTCTTCTGGTTTAACAGGAGAAAGAAGTACCCCAACATGGAGGAACAGGATCGGCGATACGTGAAGAAGCAGAAGCGGTGGTACGATCAGACCAGCGGGTTGCAAAAATACAAACTAATGACCTCGGTCAGCATGCCAGTGTTTGATCGACGTGAAAACGCG ACGATGATTGCCAATCTCCTTGGTGTCGCTGGCACGGACGTATCGATCGAAGAAATCCAGAAATTGATGATTCCACACATG CTCGGCGTCAACGGTTATGCCTTTATCGTGACCAACAATGGTTTCATCCTGATTCATCCCGATCTTCGACCAGTG TTCCAGGGTATTTTAAAGCCGGCATATAATAGCGTCGATATGGCAGAAGTTGAGCTAGTGGATAACGATAAGGGCCCCAGAGATTTCGCCAACGGACTCATTgtg ATGCGTAACAAAGTGGTGAATCAGACGACTGGTAATTCGATCCTTTACACAAAGTATCATTACGATGACATG AAACGTGTCGGCAGAGTAAAGAGAAAATACGATTACATGGGAATAACGGACACTCCATTCACAGTAGTGGTCAGTTTGCCCGAGCACGATTCTGAAAATTACCGCGTGCACGCTATCGAGGAGATACATCGATCTCACGCTAAAG GGAAAAACGTGACAGATTACTTTGCGGGTAGTAACTGGCGGGTGCACCCCGATTGGATGTATTGCAA GTATCACTACGAGGGTGAACACAGGTTCAATTCCTCGGAGTTGCAGCTCCTACATTTTCTGGAGCGTACCCGCCTACCAGGCTGGAAGTGGATCGACTTGAAGCAACGATCCCCACCGCCGGAACACACCGCTGCGAGTCCTAGTCATAACTCTCTTC CTAATTCCTACAAGGCCGACAGGAACTCGTACTATTGCGACAGGAATCTGCTGCTCAGTCTGGTATACGATGCTAAGGCAACCGAGTGGTTCGCCCAGCAAATCCCACCGAATCCCAGCACCAAGGATCCAACAGA GCAGCAGTTCAAACAACGCTTCGGGGTGGTCCTGGCGTTTATGGCCACGCATAGCGGACTGACCAGGTGGCAAGATATTCTCCCATTAGATGAGGGTACGCTGCCGGAGGATCATTTCAGTAACCTGTATCCTCATGCTATTGATGAAGTATGGTATAAGCGAGCGGTCGAGCAGTACTACGTAGACCCAGACAGTTTCGTTTTTTCCGTGCCGATCGATGATGAAGGTGCCGACAACACCACTCTAGTCACTGCCAGCCGTGCTGTATTTATCA AAAAGAAGGCGCCAGCCGTAGTGGTCGGCTTCCAATTCCAGCACACTGCCTTGCAAGCGCTTCTCCAGAATATAACGTTTAATTGTGACGGTAATTGCGATGGTAATAAGCACTGCGGCGACGTCTGGGCATGTTATCTTATTGACAATAACGGCTACATAATCGCTGCCGGGGACAAGACAAGCAACGCCGGTAAATTTTTCGGCGATGTCAGAGGTCCGATAATGAGCAGCTTAGTCAAAGATGGTGTTTTTGAGAGAATAAGGATCTTTGATTATCAGGCGGTATGCTTCAAGAGTCCGCCAACCAACAACGCCGGCAACATTCTTCTCACT CCATGGAAGCATTTCCTGAGAGCATTGTCGTGGATGGTTGGTCAAGCCGCTTGGGCTTGGGCGAAGATGGGCATATTGGAATCTGATGACGCGGAAGTGTATAGCTACGTTAGCGACGATGAATCAGCCGTTCACGAGGATTATCACGAGGGCGACGACAAACTTCCGCCGCTTGAGCCAAATTACGAGAGATTATACTTTGACCGAACTGTTGTGATGAACCGTACACGCCCGGAAGTTTGCGATCAAGAG GTGTACTTGTATCTACGCAACGTCTCGTTCAATGCATTCGATAAAGACGTGGATGAAAATTGCGAGCAGCGATGGTATATGGTGCAGCCGGTGACTAATACCAGCATGTTGTTGGTAGTGGTAAACAACAACTGTGGCGAAACAAAGTTCCCGACACTCAGCATTAACCCCGAGGAAGTGATCTACGAGAATAACACGCTAGTCTGCCAAAAGGCGCTTGCCGGCCTTGAGCGAGAGCGACCAGAGTCCTGTATACGGTGGCATTCTCGCGAGAGCGAGATCACGGAGCATCAGTGTGGCTTGGCGACAAGCACCAGATCGAACCTGTTCCTTTTGATGTTGTTGCTAATGTGCGCGCTAGCCGGAAAAAGTACCTTCCTCCTCGGCTAA
- the Stj gene encoding voltage-dependent calcium channel subunit straightjacket isoform X3 has product MRPCFIPVVVVLILIEALDRSDSISHNIVKGWADKLGFELSQLGKLVTNVDKFEDSYKSADITPRDGSALVREIAKDIKAMMELKISAIKRIMDVAETSAQSSPDVDPPETYEFINTKNITIDLEKSLHFGGDVNLDMSAVHVPTNVYERASSVIRAIKWSETLDRTFISNYELDPSLSWQYFGSATGFMRQYPAISWPMEQVDLFDCRTRSWYIEAATSPKDILILMDTSGSMTGMRREIAKHVINNILDTLGNNDFVNIITFSNETKEVVPCFSNTLVQANLANIRELKRAISDLNTEQIANFSLALTTAFQLLETFRDEQLKGARCNQAIMLITDGVPYNYKEIFEEYNWKGLDDPSKADMPVRVFTYLIGREVADVREVQWMACANRGFYVHLCTPAEVREEVLKYVPVMARPLVLGRTDHPTIWTPVYADVTDPKMTDWMWEQHESEEQKELVFWFNRRKKYPNMEEQDRRYVKKQKRWYDQTSGLQKYKLMTSVSMPVFDRRENANITRQVLVNEYWVTETRETMIANLLGVAGTDVSIEEIQKLMIPHMLGVNGYAFIVTNNGFILIHPDLRPVFQGILKPAYNSVDMAEVELVDNDKGPRDFANGLIVMRNKVVNQTTGNSILYTKYHYDDMKRVGRVKRKYDYMGITDTPFTVVVSLPEHDSENYRVHAIEEIHRSHAKGKNVTDYFAGSNWRVHPDWMYCKYHYEGEHRFNSSELQLLHFLERTRLPGWKWIDLKQRSPPPEHTAASPSHNSLPNSYKADRNSYYCDRNLLLSLVYDAKATEWFAQQIPPNPSTKDPTEQQFKQRFGVVLAFMATHSGLTRWQDILPLDEGTLPEDHFSNLYPHAIDEVWYKRAVEQYYVDPDSFVFSVPIDDEGADNTTLVTASRAVFIKKKAPAVVVGFQFQHTALQALLQNITFNCDGNCDGNKHCGDVWACYLIDNNGYIIAAGDKTSNAGKFFGDVRGPIMSSLVKDGVFERIRIFDYQAVCFKSPPTNNAGNILLTPWKHFLRALSWMVGQAAWAWAKMGILESDDAEVYSYVSDDESAVHEDYHEGDDKLPPLEPNYERLYFDRTVVMNRTRPEVCDQEVYLYLRNVSFNAFDKDVDENCEQRWYMVQPVTNTSMLLVVVNNNCGETKFPTLSINPEEVIYENNTLVCQKALAGLERERPESCIRWHSRESEITEHQCGLATSTRSNLFLLMLLLMCALAGKSTFLLG; this is encoded by the exons ATGAGGCCCTGCTTCATAcctgtcgtcgtcgtcctgaTCCTGATCGAGGCACTCGACCGTAGCGACAGCATCTCCCATAATAT TGTGAAAGGATGGGCGGACAAGCTAGGATTCGAGCTCTCGCAGTTGGGAAAATTGGTGACGAACGTGGACAAGTTCGAGGACAGCTATAAGTCGGCGGACATCACGCCACGTGACGGAAGTGCTCTCGTCCGCGAGATCGCTAAGGACATCAAGGCTATGATGGAGTTGAAGATCTCGGCTATCAAG AGGATAATGGACGTGGCTGAAACGTCGGCGCAATCATCCCCCGATGTTGATCCGCCGGAAACCTACGAGTTCATCAATACGAAGAACATCACCATCGACCTCGAGAAGAGTCTTCACTTTGGTGGCGACGTGAATCTCGATATGTCAGCGGTGCACGTGCCCACGAACGTGTATGAACGCGCTTCGAGTGTCATCCGGGCGATTAAGTGGTCCGAGACGCTTGATCGCACTTTCATCAGCAATTACGAGCTGGACCCGTCGTTGTCCTGGCAATACTTCGGCAGCGCGACCGGTTTCATGCGTCAATATCCTGCCATAAGTTGGCCCATGGAGCAGGTGGATTTGTTCGACTGCAGAACGAGGAGCTGGTACATCGAAGCGGCTACCAGTCCGAAAGATATTCTCATCCTGATGGACACGTCCGGTAGTATGACCGGTATGCGGCGGGAGATCGCCAAGCATGTGATAAACAACATCCTTGACACTCTCGGTAACAATGATTTCGTCAACATCATTACATTCTCCAACGAGACTAAAGAG GTAGTGCCGTGCTTCAGTAATACCTTGGTCCAAGCTAATCTGGCGAATATACGAGAGTTGAAGCGAGCCATCTCGGATCTCAATACGGAGCAGATTGCCAACTTCTCTCTGGCTTTGACGACCGCTTTTCAATTGCTCGAAACATTCCGCGACGAGCAATTGAAGGGTGCTAGATGCAATCAAGCAATCATGCTGATCACCGACGGCGTACCATACAACTACAAGGAGATCTTTGAGGAGTATAACTGGAAGGGTCTGGACGACCCTTCGAAGGCCGATATGCCTGTCAGAGTATTCACCTATCTGATCGGTCGGGAGGTGGCAGATGTCCGGGAGGTGCAGTGGATGGCTTGCGCCAATAGAGGATTCTACGTACATTTATGCACCCCGGCGGAAGTCAGAGAAGAG GTGTTGAAATATGTGCCGGTGATGGCGAGGCCCTTGGTATTGGGCCGTACAGATCATCCGACCATCTGGACACCCGTCTACGCCGACGTGACGGATCCGAAAATGACCGACTGGATGTGGGAGCAGCACGAAAGTGAGGAGCAGAAGGAGCTTGTCTTCTGGTTTAACAGGAGAAAGAAGTACCCCAACATGGAGGAACAGGATCGGCGATACGTGAAGAAGCAGAAGCGGTGGTACGATCAGACCAGCGGGTTGCAAAAATACAAACTAATGACCTCGGTCAGCATGCCAGTGTTTGATCGACGTGAAAACGCG AACATCACAAGGCAGGTGCTGGTGAACGAATACTGGGTGACAGAAACAAGAGAG ACGATGATTGCCAATCTCCTTGGTGTCGCTGGCACGGACGTATCGATCGAAGAAATCCAGAAATTGATGATTCCACACATG CTCGGCGTCAACGGTTATGCCTTTATCGTGACCAACAATGGTTTCATCCTGATTCATCCCGATCTTCGACCAGTG TTCCAGGGTATTTTAAAGCCGGCATATAATAGCGTCGATATGGCAGAAGTTGAGCTAGTGGATAACGATAAGGGCCCCAGAGATTTCGCCAACGGACTCATTgtg ATGCGTAACAAAGTGGTGAATCAGACGACTGGTAATTCGATCCTTTACACAAAGTATCATTACGATGACATG AAACGTGTCGGCAGAGTAAAGAGAAAATACGATTACATGGGAATAACGGACACTCCATTCACAGTAGTGGTCAGTTTGCCCGAGCACGATTCTGAAAATTACCGCGTGCACGCTATCGAGGAGATACATCGATCTCACGCTAAAG GGAAAAACGTGACAGATTACTTTGCGGGTAGTAACTGGCGGGTGCACCCCGATTGGATGTATTGCAA GTATCACTACGAGGGTGAACACAGGTTCAATTCCTCGGAGTTGCAGCTCCTACATTTTCTGGAGCGTACCCGCCTACCAGGCTGGAAGTGGATCGACTTGAAGCAACGATCCCCACCGCCGGAACACACCGCTGCGAGTCCTAGTCATAACTCTCTTC CTAATTCCTACAAGGCCGACAGGAACTCGTACTATTGCGACAGGAATCTGCTGCTCAGTCTGGTATACGATGCTAAGGCAACCGAGTGGTTCGCCCAGCAAATCCCACCGAATCCCAGCACCAAGGATCCAACAGA GCAGCAGTTCAAACAACGCTTCGGGGTGGTCCTGGCGTTTATGGCCACGCATAGCGGACTGACCAGGTGGCAAGATATTCTCCCATTAGATGAGGGTACGCTGCCGGAGGATCATTTCAGTAACCTGTATCCTCATGCTATTGATGAAGTATGGTATAAGCGAGCGGTCGAGCAGTACTACGTAGACCCAGACAGTTTCGTTTTTTCCGTGCCGATCGATGATGAAGGTGCCGACAACACCACTCTAGTCACTGCCAGCCGTGCTGTATTTATCA AAAAGAAGGCGCCAGCCGTAGTGGTCGGCTTCCAATTCCAGCACACTGCCTTGCAAGCGCTTCTCCAGAATATAACGTTTAATTGTGACGGTAATTGCGATGGTAATAAGCACTGCGGCGACGTCTGGGCATGTTATCTTATTGACAATAACGGCTACATAATCGCTGCCGGGGACAAGACAAGCAACGCCGGTAAATTTTTCGGCGATGTCAGAGGTCCGATAATGAGCAGCTTAGTCAAAGATGGTGTTTTTGAGAGAATAAGGATCTTTGATTATCAGGCGGTATGCTTCAAGAGTCCGCCAACCAACAACGCCGGCAACATTCTTCTCACT CCATGGAAGCATTTCCTGAGAGCATTGTCGTGGATGGTTGGTCAAGCCGCTTGGGCTTGGGCGAAGATGGGCATATTGGAATCTGATGACGCGGAAGTGTATAGCTACGTTAGCGACGATGAATCAGCCGTTCACGAGGATTATCACGAGGGCGACGACAAACTTCCGCCGCTTGAGCCAAATTACGAGAGATTATACTTTGACCGAACTGTTGTGATGAACCGTACACGCCCGGAAGTTTGCGATCAAGAG GTGTACTTGTATCTACGCAACGTCTCGTTCAATGCATTCGATAAAGACGTGGATGAAAATTGCGAGCAGCGATGGTATATGGTGCAGCCGGTGACTAATACCAGCATGTTGTTGGTAGTGGTAAACAACAACTGTGGCGAAACAAAGTTCCCGACACTCAGCATTAACCCCGAGGAAGTGATCTACGAGAATAACACGCTAGTCTGCCAAAAGGCGCTTGCCGGCCTTGAGCGAGAGCGACCAGAGTCCTGTATACGGTGGCATTCTCGCGAGAGCGAGATCACGGAGCATCAGTGTGGCTTGGCGACAAGCACCAGATCGAACCTGTTCCTTTTGATGTTGTTGCTAATGTGCGCGCTAGCCGGAAAAAGTACCTTCCTCCTCGGCTAA